The DNA segment TGCTTTTGCTGGCCCTGCGCGTGCGTCAGGCGTTGGCCTCAGGCGAGAAACATCGACCACAAGTTCTGCCGGGGTTTTTGATCGGATTTGCCGTACTGGCCTTGCTCAACTCCCTTGGCGTGATCCCAGACGTGCTGCGCTCGCTTTTGACCCAACTGTCCGGCTGGGCGCTTTTGGTTGCCATTGCGGCCGTCGGGATAAAAACCTCACCGCGTAGCATCATCGCCGTGGGAGGCACCGCCATCATGATGATCGTGGCCGAAACCGTTTTCCTCGCACTTTTCGTGCTGGGCGTGGTGATGTGCCTCTAACCTGGCCGCCCCTGATAAATCAGGCTCCCTGAGCCAGCCAATTCCGTGTGACTTCGCACACATGGCCCAAAACCGCCTCCGGCCCGTCCGCAGAGACCATAGGCACCTCAAGCGACAGTGGCAGATCGTCAGGCAAAGCCTCCACAAAAGCGCGTAGATCAATCTGGCCCTCGCCGGCGCAAGCCGTGCTTCACGCGCAGTGAACAGCAACTCATCGGTTGTATAGTGCTCGGCCACAAGCGCATCACACAGATGCGCAAAGGGAAGACGCTCGGGCGAAATCGCCGCAAGCTGAGCAAGCGAGGAGCCTGAGCGGTCAAAGTGCAAACTGTCGACCAGGAGATGGACCTCAGGTCCGGCCGCCTCCACCACCCGCAACGCGGTGGCGAGATCGGGCACATTGGTCCAAGGGAAAAACTCATGAATGATCGCCACGCCGCGCGATGTACCCGCCTCCGCCAGCGCAGACAGCGTGTCGGACATCGCGACAGATCAGGGTCATAAGGGGCAGTGATCAGGTGATGCGCCCCAAGGTCCGCCCCCACGTCAAACCACTCATAGTCCGCAACCCGCGTGTCGGGCGTCACCTTAAGAAACTCGATGTCCCCGACCGTGAGCCCAGTGGCCGCCATCGCAGCCTTGGTGGCACGCAGCATTGCGAGATCGTCATACAGCGGATAGCCGGGGGAGGTGTCCGTCACGCGCAACAACCGCAGTCCCCACGCCATCAAACCCGGCTTTGGCGGCGGCTTCGATGAAATGCGGCGGGTCAAGGTCGATGGCGGTAAGATGGGCGGCATTTAAGGGACGGGGCATGATCAAATCTCCTGTGTGGCGGCATGACGCCCGGCCACAAAACCAAAGGTCATGGCAGGCCCAAGGTTGATCCCACCCGCCGGATAAAACCCTCCAAACACATTCGCATTGTCCGTGCCTGCCGCGTAAAGCCCCGTGATGACCTGCCCTGCGCGTCCAACACGCGGGCTGATCCATCGGTGCTCAGGCCAGCAAAAGTGCCAAAGCTGCCCGGCACAACCTCCACCGCATAAAACGGACCCTGCTTGATCGGGGCGACATTCGGATTTGGGGTGTATTCGGGATCGCCCTGAAGGCGCATATAGGCGGTGCTGCCGCGCCCAAAGGCCAGATCTTCGCCACGCTGCGCGCCCTCATTCCACTGCGTCACCGTTGTTTCCAACCCGGACGGATCAATGCCACAGGCTTTGGCCAAGCTGGCAATCGTCTTGCCCGTTTTGAGGTAGCCGGATTTGACCCAAGCCAAAGGGCACCGGCGCAGGCCGCACGACACCTAGCCCGAAACGACGCAAGAAACGATGATCACAGACCAGCCAAGAGCGCGCCGGGGCATCGGCCGCGACCGCATCCATCATGGATGTCACATAATCATGATAGCCAAGGCCCTCGTTGCAAAACCGGTTGCCATTGGCCAACACCCGATCACACCGGGCTTTCCGCGATCAATGATATGCGGAAACGGGCCTTTGGACCCGTCCGGCCACACAACATGCGAAACCGGACAATAGGCGGTGGCGCTGGCCAGATTGAGATCCATCACGGCGCCGACAGCTTCGCCAAGCCGCAGCCCGTCGCCCGTTGCCGCGGGCACGGCGAGGGTCAGGTTTTCGTCATTGCGCTCAAAGGTTTCCGCGCGACGCGCCAGATCGTGACCGTAACCGCCACAGGCCAGAACGACACCACATTTGCTGATCAGTATTGGCCCATCCTTCAGGCGCACGCCTGTGATGCGCCCCCCTTCAAAAACCAAATCAGAGACGGATTGAGACACGCGAAGATCGACCCCTGCATCCTTGGCCGATTTCATCAAGCGTCCAATCAAAGCCGCCCATTGCGCAGATCCATGCCGCGTTTGTAAAGCGCGAGATCGCGAAAATGTCGCAACACCCGGCCAGTCACATAGGCAAAGGATTTGACGGAGCGCGTCATGGTCATAAAGGCCTTAAGATCAGGGCCGGATTGAATCGTCATGCCCTTTGAACGAGGTCTCTTTAAGAGGCTTGCGCAGGATGTTCACGCTCGCGCCCAAAGCCCGCGCATCAAAGGGTTTGGCAATCACCGATCGCCCGCCCATGCCCGCACCCGGCTGATGGCCATAGGTGTCGGGGATAACCAAGCCGCCGTCAAATTGCAGGGCGGTGTTGTCTTCGAAAAAGGCGACCATTTTCGGCGCTGCATCAAGAAAGGCCTCGACCTTTTCCTCTTTGTAATAGTTGCCCGTGACGGCCTTAATATATTGACGCGGCGCGTCGATATCTTCGACGATGCCCGCGCGTTGTGCCACGGATTACGGGGTGCAAAAATCCATCCGCCAGACCAGGCCGAGGTCCCGCCCATCACGGGCTCTTTCTCAAGCACGACAACGGAGCGCCCCATGTGCGCGGCGGTCACGGCGGCACTCAGCCCGCCCGCACCGGACCGATCACGATCAAATCGAAGGTCTCTTGGGAAGGGATCGCGTGAGCAGTCATGATATTTTCCTCCAAACTGGAAAGACTTTTCATACTTGCATGAATTAACGTCAAGTATCATGTATATTTCAACATTAACATTGTGTTATTCATAGCCTAGCGTCAGCACCCGATGAGGACCCATCCATGCGTGATATCACCCTGAGACAAATCGAAGTCATTCGCGCCGTCATGTTGCGCGCACGATTATGGGCGCGGCGGAGTACCTCGGCGTGTCGGCACCGGGCGTCAGCCGGTTGATCAAACACACCGAAGAAACGCTGAACCTGCGGCTGTTTGAACGCCGCTCCGGGCTTTTTGTCCCCTCCGTCGAGGCGCAGACCGTGTTCGACCAAATCCGCGCCGTATATAAAGGCGTTGAAAACCTGCAACTGTCTCTTGAGAGCCTGCAAAAAGGCGAAAACGTTCAACTCGCCTTTGCTCTGCCCCTTCCGTCGCCCAGTTCATCGCCGCCCGTGCTCTGCGCCACGTGCGTTCCCGCTTCCCCGATCTGTATATCGATCTGAACATTCTCAAGATCGAAGAGACCGTCGACTACCTTTTGTTGGAACGCGGAGAGTTTGTAATCATGAGTTCCAAGGTCGACAACCCGGGCATCGAAACCGAAGAAATCGCCGCGACCACATTGGTCTGTGTGCTGCCTGAGGGGCATCCTTTGGCGGAGAAAGACGAAATCTCGGTGCACGATCTGGTCCATGAACCTCTTGTTGGGTCGATCCCGATGACCCCTATGGTGCTTTGCTCATCAAACCGTTTCTGGATCACGGG comes from the Celeribacter baekdonensis genome and includes:
- a CDS encoding LysR family transcriptional regulator, whose product is MGAAEYLGVSAPGVSRLIKHTEETLNLRLFERRSGLFVPSVEAQTVFDQIRAVYKGVENLQLSLESLQKGENVQLAFALPLPSPSSSPPVLCATCVPASPICISI
- a CDS encoding LysR substrate-binding domain-containing protein codes for the protein MRHVRSRFPDLYIDLNILKIEETVDYLLLERGEFVIMSSKVDNPGIETEEIAATTLVCVLPEGHPLAEKDEISVHDLVHEPLVGSIPMTPMVLCSSNRFWITG
- a CDS encoding putative sulfate exporter family transporter; translation: MRQALASGEKHRPQVLPGFLIGFAVLALLNSLGVIPDVLRSLLTQLSGWALLVAIAAVGIKTSPRSIIAVGGTAIMMIVAETVFLALFVLGVVMCL